The window CACCTTCGAGATTCTGCACGATAGTGACGATCGTGAACGAAAAGGACTCGCACGTCGTAAGATGTATCGCGCACTGGCACCACAGGTCACGGAGAATCCGATTCTCATGCACGTTCGGAGTGCCGAACCGAACGCGGTACGTTTGGCGATAGATCAGTGTGCCGAAGTCGGATTTGAAATGGTGATTATGACCTTTGGGAGTGGATTCAATATTGAAAGCGAAGACCCAGAATACATTACCACAATGAAAGGATTAACCGACTATGCACACAGCAAAGGGATTCAACTCGGTGGTTATACCCTGATGTGTGCTTCGCGGAATGCGGGTGAAGACTTCAACTGTATTGATCCAGACACAGGGCAGCCCGGAAGTCGGTTTGGACAGAGTGCGTGTCTTGCCAGTGGATGGGCAGACGGCTATTCCCAGCGAGTGCTGAATTTCATAGACGCAACCGGAATGGATGTCATAGAGACTGATGGTCCCTATCATGGTGATGTTTGTGCTGCAAAGACGCACGAACATCATGACAGTTTAGCAGATTCACAGTTGCGCCAGTGGGAAGCGTGTGTACATTTTTACCATGAATGCCGAAAACGCGGTATCTATATCAATTCACCAGATTGGTATTACCTCAACGGTTCAAACAAATGCGGTATGGGCTATCGCGAGACGAATTTCAGCTTACCTCGCGAGCGGCAAATTCTAATTGCCCGGCAGAATATCTACGATGGAACTTATGAAAAGACACCGAGTATGGGTTGGATGTTCGTCCCCTTGGTGGAGTATCATGGCGGCGGGGCAGCCGCGACATTTGAGCCCCTTTGTGATCATCTTGATGATTATGAATCGCATTTAGCACAGAACTTCGGCAGTGGCGTGATGGCGTGCTATCGCGGTCCCCGGCTTTTTGACACTGAACAGACCAAGGTTGTCGTTAAGAAGTGGGTTGACTTCTATAAACAGTATCGTCTAATATTGGATTCTGACCTGATTCACGTACGCCGTCCAGATGGATGCTCCATTGATTGTATGCTTCACGTTAATCCGCTGATCACACCTTGTGGACTCGCGATGCTCTATAATCCTACACGGACGGTGAAACAGATCACTTTGAAATTACCCGTCTATTATACTGGATTATCTGAAGTTGCCGAGATTCGCCAAGAAGAAGGAGCACCTAAACGGTACAAAATTGACCGGAATTACAACGTTGAGATCCCAATTGAGATGGAAGCAAAAAGCGTTAGTTATCTTATTATTGAATCTGGAGTATGAGTTCTCTCTATTTTTTTTGAACAAATTCAGTACTTATCTGCCTAATCTAATAGCGGAAGATAT of the Candidatus Poribacteria bacterium genome contains:
- a CDS encoding alpha-galactosidase; the protein is MHYTSQQNDWLVHPFRQSASVEEADNRLILNNGLIRRTFVTSPNFTTVDYTNQITGISLLRGIKPEAVLTIDGREFEVAGLKGQPDYAYLDSDWIADLGSDENAFQFREYRISKPEIRYPWVRRRSTAPSVYPPEGVTLTVAFSSPPSVDSLQVCVHYELYQGIPVLSKWITIRNEGQQPIQLDGLSCEILAVNEQEKHRLHVESDYAFSGMETTHWGPDADYKTQVDYHYQMPLLMTSRYPLGPGVSLQPGETFRSFRTFEILHDSDDRERKGLARRKMYRALAPQVTENPILMHVRSAEPNAVRLAIDQCAEVGFEMVIMTFGSGFNIESEDPEYITTMKGLTDYAHSKGIQLGGYTLMCASRNAGEDFNCIDPDTGQPGSRFGQSACLASGWADGYSQRVLNFIDATGMDVIETDGPYHGDVCAAKTHEHHDSLADSQLRQWEACVHFYHECRKRGIYINSPDWYYLNGSNKCGMGYRETNFSLPRERQILIARQNIYDGTYEKTPSMGWMFVPLVEYHGGGAAATFEPLCDHLDDYESHLAQNFGSGVMACYRGPRLFDTEQTKVVVKKWVDFYKQYRLILDSDLIHVRRPDGCSIDCMLHVNPLITPCGLAMLYNPTRTVKQITLKLPVYYTGLSEVAEIRQEEGAPKRYKIDRNYNVEIPIEMEAKSVSYLIIESGV